A portion of the Candidatus Angelobacter sp. genome contains these proteins:
- a CDS encoding glycosyltransferase yields MSETLPSVTVVIPARPGQIEVKAVAASRQLDYPGDRLEIILARGGHPSIQRNVAIREARGELIYFLDDDSVPHPGNLRRAAAHFRRPEVQMAGGPALCPPESPVLEKLFAMVMGSRLAFFSSRARYQAVGRLRETGEKELILCNLLARRLTLVEAGGFDEALYPNEENALMDDVQRRGGRLLYDPELIAHRRPRQSLGAFVKMLMTYGRGRAEQFRLHPTFGSAPNFVPPLFCVYVALTPLLPAWCQWPWAVYGLALVGQAAVLKGGSFVFKICALPLIFASHLFYGLGFWRGLFTGLRQPGRQGSGSVILERVKEM; encoded by the coding sequence CGGCCCGGCCAGATCGAGGTCAAAGCCGTCGCGGCCAGCCGGCAGCTTGATTATCCGGGCGACCGTCTGGAAATCATTCTGGCCCGGGGCGGCCACCCTTCAATCCAGCGAAACGTTGCGATTCGAGAGGCGCGCGGCGAGTTGATTTATTTTCTCGACGATGACTCAGTGCCGCATCCGGGGAATCTGCGCCGCGCCGCGGCGCATTTCCGCCGGCCCGAGGTGCAGATGGCCGGCGGCCCGGCGCTCTGCCCTCCGGAATCGCCGGTCCTGGAAAAACTTTTTGCGATGGTGATGGGCAGCCGGCTCGCGTTTTTCTCCAGTCGCGCCCGGTATCAGGCGGTGGGCCGGCTCCGCGAAACCGGTGAAAAGGAACTCATTCTCTGCAATCTGCTGGCGCGCCGCCTGACGCTGGTGGAAGCGGGTGGTTTCGACGAGGCGCTCTATCCGAACGAAGAAAACGCCCTGATGGATGATGTGCAGCGGCGGGGCGGACGGCTGCTGTATGATCCGGAGTTGATCGCGCACCGGCGCCCCCGCCAGAGCCTGGGAGCCTTCGTGAAAATGTTGATGACCTACGGTCGGGGCCGCGCGGAACAGTTCCGTCTGCATCCCACATTTGGCTCGGCGCCGAACTTCGTTCCCCCGCTGTTTTGCGTTTATGTGGCGCTGACACCCCTGCTGCCCGCGTGGTGCCAGTGGCCGTGGGCGGTCTATGGTCTGGCGTTGGTCGGGCAGGCGGCCGTGTTGAAGGGCGGATCGTTCGTGTTCAAGATTTGCGCGCTCCCGCTGATCTTCGCGAGCCATCTGTTTTACGGCCTCGGATTCTGGCGCGGCCTTTTCACGGGTTTGCGCCAACCCGGGAGACAGGGGTCCGGTTCGGTGATTCTGGAGCGGGTGAAGGAGATGTGA